The genomic window GGAGCCATAATTGCTTGACCTTTAGAGTGTACTGCTACAGCTTGTGTTGCTAATGCTCCAAAAGAGAATCCAAAATGTGCCATTACCATGAATCCCATGAAAGTTACACCAGAAAGTAATAATACAGCTTTAATAATTTGTACCCAAGTAGTTGCAAGCATACCACCAAAAGTAACATAAATAATCATCATTACACCAACAAGGATAACAGCGTATTCATAATCCATACCAAATAAGATTTGAATTAATTTACCAGCTCCAACCATTTGAGCAATTAAATATAAAGTTACAACTGACAAAGAACCAAAAGCAGCTAAAATTCTTATTTTAGTTTGATCTAATCTATATGCAGCAATATCAGTAAATGTAAATTTACCTAAGTTTCTTAATTTTTCAGCCATTAAGAATAAAATAACAGGCCAACCAACTAAAAATCCAACAGCATAAATAAGACCATCATATCCACTTAAGTAAATCATTCCAGAAATACCAAGGAAAGATGCAGCTGACATATAATCACCAGCAATTGCCATACCATTTTGGAATCCAGTAATTCCCCCACCAGCTGTATAGAAATCTGAAGCAGATTTTGTTTTACTAGCAGCCCATTTTGTAATACCTAATGTTCCAGCAATAAAGATAAAGAACATAATGATTGCAGAAATATTTAAATCTCTTTTCCCCTCAAATGTAGCATCACCACCAGCAAAAAGTGCGATTGCTAATACAGATAAAATTGCAAATATCTTAAACATTATTTGTCTCCTAGTGCTTGTTTTTTAATGTCATTTGTTAAATCTTCAAATTCACTATTAGCTCTTCTAACATAAATTAATGTTGTAATAAAACTGATAATGATAATTGCAGCTCCAACTGGAAATGCATAAGTCATAACACCTTCACCGATTTTTGTAGCTAAAAGCTCTTTATCAAAAGCGATAACTAAAATATAGCTATAAAACATAGCTAAGACAAATAATGAAAGTTTTAAAGAAAACGAATTTCTTTTTGAAACTAACTCATGATACTTTGGATTAGATTTAATCTTTTCTACTAATTCAGTATTCATTTTTTCTCCTCAAATTAATTTTGTAATAAAAAATACATTGGAATGTTAAACTAATTGAGTTGCAATAGCATAGCATTGAAAAAATATTTAATTATTATATCAATAAAAGCCGTATTTATAGGTTGAAAAATGATTTATTTATTAGAAATGATTTCATAAATAATTTAATACTTGAGTATTTCAGTCTAATTAATTTGTATAAAATGTAGTTTTTGCAGGTGTTAAATCTTTTAATTTTAAAAACATCATTGATGTCATGATTGCATCATTTAAGGCATCATGTTTCCCTAGTGCTGGAATATTAAGATTTTTTAGAATAGTATCAAATTTTAAATCAATAAATTGGTAGTCACTTGATTTTTTTCTTGTTTTATAATACATTGAAGAGACTTCTATTGTTTCATTTGGAAGTTTTATTCCAATGAATTCTTTTGTATATTTTGAAATAATTGCAACATCAAATTTTATATAATAACCAACTATTGGTCTTGAACCTATAAATTCCAAAAGCTGGAAAATTGCTTCTTTGGGATCTTGCCCATTTTCTAAATCTACAGGTCTAATATGATGTATTTTGATAGACTCT from Arcobacter venerupis includes these protein-coding regions:
- a CDS encoding 3'-5' exonuclease, producing MFDTFIKNWNRKKLKNLNFDFLFDEPIDNEYVCLDCETSGLNPKKDEILSIGAVHIKENKILMRKTFNIFLKPSKNINAESIKIHHIRPVDLENGQDPKEAIFQLLEFIGSRPIVGYYIKFDVAIISKYTKEFIGIKLPNETIEVSSMYYKTRKKSSDYQFIDLKFDTILKNLNIPALGKHDALNDAIMTSMMFLKLKDLTPAKTTFYTN
- a CDS encoding DUF485 domain-containing protein gives rise to the protein MNTELVEKIKSNPKYHELVSKRNSFSLKLSLFVLAMFYSYILVIAFDKELLATKIGEGVMTYAFPVGAAIIIISFITTLIYVRRANSEFEDLTNDIKKQALGDK